A genome region from Nocardioides cynanchi includes the following:
- a CDS encoding GerMN domain-containing protein — protein sequence MKVTRLLTPLCALALVPGAAVGGVMVGGTAAAGPAAAATQPTLVAVTAVHQGAEDRLVFRFSGGLPVSHTAHYVNRLVADGSGRVVHVAGRAILQVSFRNAQAHDAQGSTAPARTAYRLPNAMLSVRSGDFEGVVTYGIGLAKKTQFHVTTLQNPSRVVVHVGAAFRTVPRKLWLFDRQAFVANTPPFFVPRLRPVLPGTPATGLMDRLFAGALPLERSSGLSTLRSGATGFVIRSIADGIARVQLTGTCSNGGSTVTIAGEIMPTLRQLGSVDFVKIYDQAGHTEHPLGHQDSIPACLEP from the coding sequence ATGAAGGTCACCCGTCTGCTCACCCCGCTCTGCGCACTCGCGCTGGTGCCCGGCGCCGCCGTCGGCGGGGTCATGGTGGGTGGCACCGCGGCGGCCGGACCGGCCGCAGCCGCCACCCAGCCGACCCTGGTCGCGGTCACCGCTGTCCACCAGGGCGCCGAGGACCGGCTGGTCTTCCGGTTCAGCGGGGGCCTCCCGGTCAGCCACACCGCGCACTACGTCAACCGGCTCGTCGCCGACGGCTCCGGCCGGGTGGTCCATGTCGCCGGCCGGGCGATCCTCCAGGTGAGCTTCCGCAACGCGCAGGCCCATGACGCTCAGGGCAGCACCGCTCCGGCACGTACGGCGTACCGGCTGCCCAACGCCATGCTCTCGGTGCGCTCCGGTGACTTCGAGGGCGTCGTGACCTACGGCATCGGGCTGGCGAAGAAGACGCAGTTCCACGTGACCACCCTCCAGAACCCGAGCCGGGTCGTGGTCCACGTCGGGGCGGCCTTCCGGACCGTGCCGCGCAAGCTCTGGCTGTTCGACCGTCAGGCCTTCGTGGCCAACACGCCGCCGTTCTTCGTGCCACGGTTGCGCCCGGTGCTCCCGGGGACACCCGCGACCGGTCTCATGGACCGGCTCTTCGCCGGCGCGCTCCCGCTCGAGCGCAGTAGCGGCCTGAGCACGCTGCGCTCGGGAGCGACGGGCTTCGTGATCCGCTCGATCGCCGACGGCATCGCGCGGGTCCAGCTCACCGGGACCTGCAGCAACGGCGGCTCGACGGTGACGATCGCCGGCGAGATCATGCCGACGCTGCGCCAGCTGGGCAGTGTCGACTTCGTCAAGATCTACGACCAGGCCGGGCACACCGAGCACCCGCTGGGCCACCAGGACTCCATCCCGGCCTGCCTGGAGCCGTGA